A genome region from Carassius gibelio isolate Cgi1373 ecotype wild population from Czech Republic chromosome A23, carGib1.2-hapl.c, whole genome shotgun sequence includes the following:
- the LOC127944817 gene encoding uncharacterized protein LOC127944817 isoform X1, translating into MRSSRSGRLCTPEAWPKTPSARGPAAIPRRPSTTCSGSAALHKDLSWMVAHEILPVRAVMHSRGMAKNPICPRSGCNSPETVHHLLWECSTARDLWAKTGPLYFPCLPAGGAQFGYQLAILGVGRGLKDLTAQKFTSLWLTLNVIKDAIWATRNLLVGKRVTVTLHACELKVTSMLQGYRTTIFGRGGRGRTESVPAGTDPGRP; encoded by the exons atgagatcctcccggtcagggcggttatgcactccagaggcatggccaaaaaccccatctgcccgcggtccggctgcaattccccggagaccgtccaccacctgctctgggagtgcagcact gcacaaggacttatcgtggatggtggctcatgagatcctcccggtcagggcggttatgcactccagaggcatggccaaaaaccccatctgcccgcggtccggctgcaattccccggagaccgtccaccacctgctctgggagtgcagcactgcgcgggacctgtgggccaagaccggccccctgtatttcccgtgcctaccagcgggtggggcccagttcgggtaccagctcgccatccttggggtgggccggggcttgaaggacttgacggcacagaaatttacctcgctctggctcaccctcaacgtcatcaaggatgccatctgggccaccagaaacctgctggtggggaagcgcgttacagtaaccctccatgcatgcgagctaaaggtaacatcaatgctgcaggggtaccggacgacgatattcggacgggggggccggggtcgcacggagagtgtcccggcaggcaccgaccctggccgcccgtag